In the Aquimarina spinulae genome, AATAATCTAGAGGTCATTCCCTCATCAATAGGTAATATGAATACTTTAGAGGTTTTAACATTGGCTAATAATCAATTGAGTACAGTGCCATCTGAGTTGGGGCAGTTAACAGGTTTGGCGCTATTAAGTTTAACAAATAATCCAATATCCAGTATCCCTTCAGAAGTCTGTGATTTGCAAACATCAAACGGAGGAATACTTACAATCCTAACGGATTCTGGAGAAGGATGTAACTAGCGTTTTGGTTTGTTAATGTAGCTAATAATCTAATAAATAATACAATCTATTATCTCGATATTAAATTAAATCTGCTATATAATCAGAAGGGAATAAGATAATTAGATTTAGATAAATATTCCTCAGTATAGAACAAGGATATCCATGTTGAATTCATGGACTTACTAAAATTAATTTTTATGGATACACTCAATCAAATAGTAAGTATTAACCCAAATTATATCGTTATTGGGTTACTAGTATTTTTCTTTTCACTAGAACAGCTAATGAAAAACCCATTTCGGTTTACAAACCGAGTAGGACATCTTTTTCAGAATATGTTGTTTCAGGTAACTCTTGTCATCCTTAATATATTCTTCGTTACTTTTCAGGTCTATTGTATAGAGTGGGTAAACAACAATGAGATAGGTGTTTTATATTTTATTGAGTTACCTTTTTGGAGCAAACTTTTTATTGCAGTAGCGCTATATGACCTAACGGCCTACTGGATACATAGAGCAACACATCGTATCCCCTTGTTATGGAGATTTCATCGGGTACATCATAGTGATACATCTATGGATTCCTCGACTGTATTTAGATTTCATCCAATCGAATTAATACTTGTTTTTGGAATTGGAAATATACTTACAGCGATAATTTTTGGTACAGATGTACTCGCTATGGCAGTATATTATTTGATTCTCTATGTATTTTTCTTTTTTGAACATTCAAATCTTAAATACCCAAGTTGGTTGAATACTACATTAGGATTAGTCTTTGTAACCCCAGATCAACATCGAGTTCACCATCAGCAGGATCAATTTTATACAGACTCCAATTATGCAGATATTTTTATCATATGGGATCGGTTATTTGGAACTTTTAAAAAATTACCACTAAGAGGAATAAAATATGGATTGAAAGAATTTGAAGAAGACAGAAAACAACAGTTTTTGTTTCTAATAAGAAGCCCTTTTATAAAAATTAAAAGAAATGTATCTGGACAAAAAAATGAATAAAGTAAGAGAATAACAGAATTTTAATTAATCGATAAAATCAATATATTCTGGCATTGAAGCATCTACTACAATATCAGTTCTCATAAATCTGGGGTTGTTAAGTTTTTATTCGCTATTCAGCATGGTGTAGCTTGTCCAAATTTTAAATGGCGGTTCGCCAATTATATTAACCCAGTAATAGAACGAAGCACATATGTTTTACTTTCTAGCCTTTTACTACTGCTAATAGACCAATACTCTATTAATCAAAAAAACCTTTGTCAAATCAAGTTTTATCAAAACATTATGACAACAAAAAAAGCCTCACATTTCTGTGAAGCTTTTCTTTAGTAGCGGGAACAGGACTCCCTTCGTCTAGTACCTCGCTCAGGATAAACTTCTCGTCCTGTCAAGTTTTACCAACATTATGACAACAAAAAAAACCTCACATTTCTGTGAAGCTTTTCTTTAGTAGCGGGAACAGGACTCGAACCTGTGACCTTCGGGTTATGAGGGTGAAATCCGATTTTACAACAATTTGTTTATCAATATGTTATAAAATTATGTGCGCGGAAAACAGCCAAAAACACCGCTAAAACCACGCACCAAAACCGCGCACTTGAATTATGGAAAAACACATATATTCTATTAATATTTTTGGCTTGAAATCTGGGGATTATTAATAAGAAAGAAATACAGTAAAAACAGTATTATGAAAACTCAATTGAATTAAGATTCATAATATGATTCTTTTACTTTTTAGTATTTTTTCTATCTTTAGAGAAATTACCCCTCAATTCGAATACTAAAACAGTATTCGAATTCTGGGGTAATTTTATTTATTTACATTAAAAATCAAATATATTCCTTTAAGACAATAATTATTAATGAATGCCAAGACAAAAAAAGGGTACAAAATAAAATACGAAACTGATTCAGGAACTTTGATTCAGGGCAACTCTATCAAATTACTAAACAAAGAATTACGTGATAATTTAAAAGGAAAAGTAAATTTAATAATTACATCTCCTCCTTTCCCTTTAAACAAAAAAAAGAAATATGGGAATGAAAAAGGGGAAGAATATCTAAAATGGTTTGTTGAGATGGCTCCTATCTTTTCGAACCTTCTAACTGAAGATGGTTCATTAGTAATAGAAATAGGCAACTCTTGGGAACCCGAAAGACCTATTCAATCACTGCTACATTTAGAGTGCTTAATGGGATTAGTTAAACATCCAGAAGCTAACCTCCGACTAATACAAGAATTTATTTGCTACAATCCTTCTAAACTTCCATCACCTGCACAGTGGGTTACAGTGAATCGTTTAAGAACAGTTGATAGCTATACACACATATGGTGGATTGCTAAATCAGACTTTCCAAAAGCAGATAATAGTAAAGTCTTAAGACCATATAGTAAGAGTATGCAAAACCTTTTAAAACGACAAAATTATAATTCTGGAAAAAGACCATCTGAACACAACATAAGTGAGAAAGGGTTCTTAAAAGATCACGGCGGTAGTATAGCCCATAATTTCTTCGAAATGGAGGCAGTGGATCAAAATAGAGATGTTAGACTTCCTCATAGTGTTTTAAGTTTTTCAAACACAAATTCAAGTGATTATTTCTTATCAAAGTGCAGAGAAAAAAACATAACACCGCACCCCGCAAGAATGTCAGGAGGTCTTGTAAATTTTTTCATTCAATTTTTAACTGATGAAGATAACCTTGTTTTAGATCCATTTGGAGGCAGTAACACAACTGGTTATTGCGCGGAAAAATTGAAAAGAAAGTGGCTCTCTTTTGAATTAGATGACGGATATATTAAACAAGCAATACTAAGAATGAAAGATCCCATATTAAAAGAATAAAATTAAAAATTTATGAGTAATCTACGACAAGAACTTGAAAGTTTAGCCAAGGTCGATATTTTTGAAGTCGCTAAAGAAAAAAATAATTTTATTGGAAACCCTTTTAAAATAGATTTCAGCAGGACTAGTATTCTAACGTGTGATTATTGGAAGCATAGTGTTGGAGGTATAGCTCAGGGATGCTTTTTATTAGCCTTTTATGAGAATGATTTTGATGGAGAGGAAGTACATGAAGCTATACTTTTAAGAGCTTTAAAACCATGTTCCATACCTAGCGATAGTAGCGTTATTAATTCTAGAATTGAATATTTTAAAGAAGAAATTAATACAGGTGGAAAAAACAGAGAAATTGACCCTTTCACAAGATTTGAATTTAGTTGTTCGGGTTTAGAGTGTGCAATTTTAGGAACATTTTATAAAAACAAAAAAGGGCAAATTGAATTCGGAGCTGACATTGAAAATTTTTTTTCTCCTCATCTATATAAGGTTTATAAACCGTCTGATGAATATCTCAGATTTATTGTAAATCTTCGTGATACCGATGGTCCATTGAAACCTAATTCTAATTTCAAAATAGGCAAAGTAAGGTATAGCTCTACACGTAAAAACTATTCTGAAGAGGAAGACGAAAAAGAAGAAAATAATAAAGAAAGTGTATATGTTCACACAAAGGATGTTTTAGGTAAAAGAACAGCACTTTTTGGCATGACTAGAACAGGTAAATCTAATACTATAAAATCTTTAATTGAAGCTACTGTAGAGCTTTCTGAAAAATCCATCTTAGAATTGGATAAAGTCGAAGAAAAATTTGAAGAAAGTGCTAAACCATTTACTGAAGATGAAGTCCCAAAATATTCTGTAGGACAAATCATCTTTGATGTCAATGGGGAATATGCTAATAAAAATCTACAAGATGGAACAGCCATTTTTGAAAAATATTCATCTAATACTAAAAGATATAGCATTCTTGACAAAGAGCAAGAAGGGTTTTCAATAATGAAGGTTAATTTTTATAAAGATATTCAAACTGGATTTGAATATCTTCTTGAGTTTCTCCGAGAAGATAATAGTACTTTTTTAACAGGATTTAAGGTAATAGA is a window encoding:
- a CDS encoding DNA-methyltransferase, yielding MNAKTKKGYKIKYETDSGTLIQGNSIKLLNKELRDNLKGKVNLIITSPPFPLNKKKKYGNEKGEEYLKWFVEMAPIFSNLLTEDGSLVIEIGNSWEPERPIQSLLHLECLMGLVKHPEANLRLIQEFICYNPSKLPSPAQWVTVNRLRTVDSYTHIWWIAKSDFPKADNSKVLRPYSKSMQNLLKRQNYNSGKRPSEHNISEKGFLKDHGGSIAHNFFEMEAVDQNRDVRLPHSVLSFSNTNSSDYFLSKCREKNITPHPARMSGGLVNFFIQFLTDEDNLVLDPFGGSNTTGYCAEKLKRKWLSFELDDGYIKQAILRMKDPILKE
- a CDS encoding ATP-binding protein — its product is MSNLRQELESLAKVDIFEVAKEKNNFIGNPFKIDFSRTSILTCDYWKHSVGGIAQGCFLLAFYENDFDGEEVHEAILLRALKPCSIPSDSSVINSRIEYFKEEINTGGKNREIDPFTRFEFSCSGLECAILGTFYKNKKGQIEFGADIENFFSPHLYKVYKPSDEYLRFIVNLRDTDGPLKPNSNFKIGKVRYSSTRKNYSEEEDEKEENNKESVYVHTKDVLGKRTALFGMTRTGKSNTIKSLIEATVELSEKSILELDKVEEKFEESAKPFTEDEVPKYSVGQIIFDVNGEYANKNLQDGTAIFEKYSSNTKRYSILDKEQEGFSIMKVNFYKDIQTGFEYLLEFLREDNSTFLTGFKVIDFTRPEEKDYNGWNIYNKHKSIYLCCLKKAGFAPPISIKVKIKSNDKINSMIKEFDKDYVHPAELTLEEVYYFWEIIWKNRDHKCFTELKKANKGNDWLTEEIRSLLVMLFQKKESGQMVGGYQKFKVALKLHTSSINSSFQRDIVTHLRKGGIVIVDLSQGSREVQQIFSEKICLSVFNSSMNRFIKAKPNNFIQFYFEEAHNLFPKKEDKDLSQIYNKIAKEGAKLNLGMMYATQEVSSISSNILKNTQNWFIAHLNNEDEIKELRKFYDFSDFADSLIRFSAKNDKGYVRMKTYSNPFIVPTQIKKFV
- a CDS encoding sterol desaturase family protein produces the protein MDTLNQIVSINPNYIVIGLLVFFFSLEQLMKNPFRFTNRVGHLFQNMLFQVTLVILNIFFVTFQVYCIEWVNNNEIGVLYFIELPFWSKLFIAVALYDLTAYWIHRATHRIPLLWRFHRVHHSDTSMDSSTVFRFHPIELILVFGIGNILTAIIFGTDVLAMAVYYLILYVFFFFEHSNLKYPSWLNTTLGLVFVTPDQHRVHHQQDQFYTDSNYADIFIIWDRLFGTFKKLPLRGIKYGLKEFEEDRKQQFLFLIRSPFIKIKRNVSGQKNE